One genomic window of Sphingomonas ginsengisoli An et al. 2013 includes the following:
- the ada gene encoding bifunctional DNA-binding transcriptional regulator/O6-methylguanine-DNA methyltransferase Ada — protein MVDEQLAWQAFEERSRRFDGQFVGAVVTTGIYCRPSCPARRPKRENVRFFESGAEAAAAGFRACLRCRPDAVTRDEQAVAEAVALLDRAEEPLRLEPLAAQVGYAPHHFQRLFTRQIGLSPAAYARAVRRKRAEQALEETDTVTEAIYEAGYSAPSRFYEEAGSQLGMTPSAWRDGGRGETIRWAVADSAVGKLLVAVTDRGICRLTFDESVDALKRRFPNADLVHDPDAPLINAALAAVAEPARRHDLPLDVSGSAFQQRVWAELRKIPPGETRSYADIAAAVGQPGAVRAVGTANGANPVAVVVPCHRVVRSDGSLGGYAGGLDRKRQLLKAEGIELEAPTLL, from the coding sequence ATGGTCGACGAACAACTCGCCTGGCAGGCGTTCGAAGAACGCAGCCGCCGGTTCGACGGTCAATTCGTCGGCGCGGTTGTCACCACCGGCATTTATTGCCGGCCATCCTGTCCGGCCCGACGGCCCAAGCGCGAAAACGTCCGCTTCTTCGAATCGGGCGCAGAGGCCGCCGCCGCCGGCTTTCGCGCCTGTCTCCGCTGTCGACCCGACGCGGTCACCCGGGACGAGCAGGCGGTGGCCGAGGCGGTAGCGCTGCTCGACCGGGCCGAGGAACCGCTGCGGCTCGAACCCTTGGCGGCGCAGGTCGGCTATGCGCCGCACCATTTCCAACGCCTGTTCACCCGGCAGATCGGCCTGTCGCCCGCGGCTTATGCGCGCGCCGTGCGACGCAAGCGTGCCGAGCAGGCTCTCGAGGAGACCGATACCGTGACCGAAGCGATCTACGAAGCGGGCTATTCGGCTCCGAGCCGGTTCTACGAGGAAGCGGGCAGCCAGCTCGGCATGACCCCGTCGGCATGGCGCGACGGCGGCCGCGGCGAAACGATCCGTTGGGCGGTTGCCGACAGCGCGGTGGGCAAGCTGCTGGTCGCGGTGACCGATCGCGGAATTTGCCGGTTGACGTTCGACGAGAGCGTCGACGCACTCAAGCGGCGCTTTCCCAACGCGGACCTGGTTCACGACCCCGATGCGCCGCTGATCAACGCGGCGCTGGCGGCGGTGGCCGAGCCCGCGCGGCGCCACGACCTGCCGCTCGACGTCAGCGGCAGCGCCTTCCAGCAGCGGGTGTGGGCCGAACTGCGCAAAATACCGCCGGGCGAAACCCGTAGCTATGCCGACATCGCCGCCGCGGTCGGCCAACCGGGGGCGGTGCGCGCGGTGGGGACGGCCAACGGCGCCAACCCGGTCGCGGTGGTGGTACCGTGCCACCGCGTGGTGCGCTCCGACGGTAGCTTGGGTGGCTACGCCGGCGGGCTCGACCGCAAGCGCCAGCTGCTCAAGGCCGAGGGGATCGAGCTCGAGGCGCCGACGCTGCTCTAG
- the purC gene encoding phosphoribosylaminoimidazolesuccinocarboxamide synthase, whose amino-acid sequence MARRRQIYEGKAKILYEGPEPGTLIQYFKDDATAFNAQKRGTISGKGVINNRISEHIFTSLAMIGVPTHFIRRLNMREQLIRQCEIVPIEVVVRNVAAGSLSKRLGIEEGTQLPRTIIEYYLKDDALGDPMVADEHIACFGWASQEEMNDIADMAIRVNDFMAGLFAAINIRLVDFKLEFGRVYENDYPRIILADEISPDGCRLWDMKSGEKLDKDRFRQSLGGEAEAYQEVARRLGLLRDEEFAVLDLDSHRKKKGL is encoded by the coding sequence ATGGCTCGTCGCCGGCAGATTTACGAAGGCAAGGCCAAGATTCTCTACGAGGGTCCCGAGCCCGGCACCCTCATCCAATATTTCAAGGACGACGCCACCGCGTTCAACGCGCAGAAGCGCGGGACGATCAGCGGCAAGGGCGTCATCAATAACCGCATCAGCGAGCACATCTTCACCTCGCTGGCGATGATTGGCGTGCCGACGCACTTCATTCGTCGTCTCAATATGCGCGAGCAACTCATTCGCCAGTGCGAGATCGTGCCGATCGAAGTCGTCGTGCGCAATGTCGCCGCCGGCTCGCTGTCGAAGCGCCTCGGGATCGAGGAAGGCACCCAACTCCCGCGCACGATCATCGAATATTATCTCAAGGACGATGCGCTCGGCGATCCGATGGTCGCCGACGAGCACATCGCCTGCTTCGGCTGGGCCAGCCAGGAAGAGATGAACGACATCGCCGACATGGCGATCCGCGTGAACGACTTCATGGCCGGGCTTTTCGCCGCCATCAACATCCGCCTGGTCGACTTCAAGCTCGAATTCGGGCGGGTCTACGAGAACGACTATCCGCGGATCATCCTCGCCGACGAGATCAGCCCCGACGGCTGCCGCCTGTGGGACATGAAGTCGGGCGAGAAGCTCGACAAGGACCGCTTCCGCCAGAGCCTCGGCGGCGAGGCCGAAGCCTATCAGGAAGTCGCCCGCCGCCTCGGCCTGCTTCGCGACGAGGAATTCGCGGTCCTCGACCTCGATAGCCATCGCAAGAAGAAGGGGCTGTAG
- a CDS encoding DUF2306 domain-containing protein: protein MSALYRPQLPAATAGIGAHFAAGGLLLILGPVQLVAAVRERWPWLHRWLGRLYVASAALAGAGGLAFILAGGTVGGPAMSAGFGLYGALMIVAAANTYRFARARLVERHRAWAIRLFALVVGSWLYRMEYGLWFMTVGHAGHTHNFRGGFDLVMDVFFFLPNLAAAELFIRSRRRDNRRGSVIDWATAAVLLAASAFVVLATWFFTVRFWGAEMVSGLSGAALTG from the coding sequence GTGTCGGCGCTCTACCGACCTCAACTGCCGGCCGCCACTGCCGGTATCGGCGCCCATTTCGCCGCTGGCGGGCTGCTACTGATCCTCGGCCCGGTCCAACTGGTTGCCGCTGTCCGGGAGCGGTGGCCGTGGCTCCATCGCTGGCTGGGTCGCCTATACGTTGCGTCGGCCGCTCTGGCCGGAGCAGGTGGACTTGCATTCATCCTTGCCGGAGGCACCGTTGGAGGCCCGGCCATGAGCGCCGGCTTCGGTCTTTACGGTGCGCTGATGATCGTGGCCGCGGCGAACACCTATCGCTTTGCCCGGGCGCGCCTGGTGGAGCGCCACCGTGCCTGGGCCATCCGCCTTTTCGCGCTGGTCGTCGGCTCGTGGCTGTACCGGATGGAATATGGATTGTGGTTTATGACGGTCGGCCATGCCGGTCACACGCACAATTTCCGTGGCGGCTTCGATCTCGTCATGGATGTCTTCTTTTTTCTCCCGAACTTGGCCGCTGCCGAACTGTTCATTCGGTCGCGGCGGCGCGACAATCGTCGTGGCAGTGTCATCGATTGGGCAACCGCAGCGGTGTTGTTAGCGGCCTCCGCCTTCGTTGTTCTGGCAACCTGGTTCTTCACGGTCCGCTTCTGGGGTGCCGAGATGGTGAGCGGACTGAGCGGAGCCGCGCTGACCGGCTGA
- a CDS encoding primosomal protein N' produces the protein MSVRRVRIVTLNAALGPLDYRVPDGVDAAPGQVVVAPLGPRPMIGVVWEPERLPTDEVGDNRLRYLTSVLDQPVVAPALRRLCEWTADYYLSPLAAVLRMVLPSSYALHDQRQLVEYRPTGLLPDRLTPQRRTALEQLEGRQGTIRELAAHAEVSDAVLRGLVNAGALEPVLVDADKPVGCPDPDFAAPDLNSEQADAAASLVAAVGQGFDPVLLDGVTGSGKTEVYFEAIAEAVRQGRQALILLPEIALTEPFLKRFEARFGCTPTAWHSGLRSSQRRRDYRAIASGEAKVVIGARSALFLPYADLGLIVVDEAHEPSFKQEDGVQYHARDVAVMRGFFENIPVVLSSATPAIETRHMVELGRYREVKLASRFAGARLPHLSAIDLTQDPPPRGRWLAPTLVAELAANLEAGEQSLLFLNRRGFAPLTLCRTCGHRFQCPNCTAWMVEHRLMHRLACHHCGHVMPPPRLCPECGDEDSLVACGPGVERIADEVQALFPEARTALVTSDTIWSPVKAAEFVAAMEAGAIDIVIGTQLVTKGYHFPNLTLVGVVDADLGLQGGDLRAAERSFQQIAQVAGRAGRGEKPGRVLVQTHDPEAPVIAALVSGDADSFVAAETESRREAAMPPFGRLAALIISSEDKEEAEAVARRIGRAAPAIEGMAVFGPAPAPLAMLRSRHRYRLLVHAARSLDVQDVIRDWLAGVEWGAKVRVAVDVDPYSFL, from the coding sequence ATGTCCGTCCGCCGCGTCCGCATTGTCACCCTGAACGCTGCGCTGGGGCCGCTCGACTATCGCGTTCCCGACGGGGTTGATGCCGCGCCCGGTCAGGTCGTCGTCGCGCCGCTCGGGCCGCGGCCGATGATCGGCGTGGTGTGGGAGCCCGAACGGCTGCCGACTGACGAGGTCGGCGATAATCGGCTGCGCTATCTGACCTCGGTCCTCGACCAGCCGGTCGTCGCTCCCGCCCTCCGTCGCCTGTGCGAATGGACCGCGGATTATTACCTCAGTCCGCTGGCCGCCGTGCTGCGGATGGTGCTGCCATCTTCCTACGCGTTGCACGATCAGCGCCAGCTGGTCGAATACCGGCCGACCGGCCTCCTGCCCGATCGCTTGACCCCGCAGCGCCGTACCGCGCTCGAGCAGCTCGAAGGCCGGCAAGGCACGATCCGCGAACTCGCCGCGCATGCCGAGGTCAGCGACGCCGTGCTCCGCGGTCTCGTCAACGCTGGCGCGCTCGAGCCGGTGCTGGTCGATGCCGACAAGCCGGTGGGCTGTCCCGACCCGGATTTCGCTGCGCCCGACCTCAACTCCGAGCAGGCCGACGCCGCCGCCAGCTTGGTCGCCGCGGTCGGCCAAGGTTTCGATCCGGTGTTGCTCGACGGAGTGACTGGTTCGGGCAAGACCGAAGTCTATTTCGAAGCGATCGCCGAGGCGGTGCGGCAAGGTCGCCAGGCGCTCATTCTCCTCCCCGAGATCGCGCTCACAGAACCGTTCCTCAAGCGCTTCGAGGCGCGCTTCGGTTGTACCCCGACCGCCTGGCACTCGGGCCTCCGCTCGTCCCAGCGCCGCCGTGACTATCGCGCCATCGCCAGCGGCGAGGCCAAGGTCGTGATCGGTGCCCGCTCCGCTTTGTTCCTGCCTTATGCCGACCTCGGCCTGATCGTCGTCGACGAAGCGCATGAACCGAGCTTCAAGCAGGAGGATGGCGTCCAGTATCACGCCCGCGACGTCGCGGTGATGCGCGGCTTCTTCGAGAACATCCCGGTGGTGCTGTCCTCGGCCACGCCCGCGATCGAGACTCGTCACATGGTCGAGCTCGGCCGCTACCGCGAGGTCAAGCTCGCCAGCCGCTTTGCCGGCGCCCGCCTGCCGCATCTGTCAGCGATCGATCTCACCCAGGACCCGCCTCCGCGCGGACGCTGGCTGGCGCCGACCCTGGTCGCCGAGCTCGCCGCCAACCTCGAAGCGGGCGAGCAGTCGCTGCTGTTTCTAAACCGCCGCGGTTTTGCTCCGCTGACGCTCTGCCGGACCTGCGGCCATCGCTTTCAATGCCCCAACTGCACGGCCTGGATGGTCGAGCATCGGCTGATGCATCGGCTGGCCTGCCACCATTGCGGCCACGTCATGCCACCGCCCCGGCTGTGCCCCGAATGCGGCGACGAGGACAGCCTGGTCGCCTGCGGTCCTGGGGTCGAGCGGATCGCCGATGAAGTGCAGGCGCTCTTTCCCGAAGCCCGGACCGCGCTCGTCACCAGCGACACCATCTGGTCGCCGGTCAAGGCGGCCGAGTTTGTCGCAGCGATGGAAGCGGGCGCGATCGACATCGTGATTGGGACCCAGCTCGTCACCAAAGGCTATCACTTTCCCAACCTCACGCTGGTCGGCGTGGTCGACGCCGACCTCGGCCTTCAGGGCGGGGATCTGCGCGCCGCCGAGCGCAGCTTCCAGCAGATCGCGCAGGTCGCCGGCCGCGCCGGGCGCGGTGAGAAGCCCGGTCGCGTCCTGGTCCAGACCCACGATCCGGAGGCGCCGGTGATCGCCGCGCTGGTCAGTGGCGATGCCGACAGCTTCGTCGCCGCAGAGACTGAAAGCCGCCGCGAGGCCGCGATGCCGCCGTTCGGCCGCCTCGCCGCGCTGATCATCTCGAGCGAGGACAAGGAAGAGGCCGAGGCCGTCGCCCGTCGCATCGGCCGCGCCGCACCCGCCATCGAAGGCATGGCGGTATTTGGCCCTGCCCCCGCCCCGCTCGCCATGCTGCGCAGCCGCCACCGCTACCGGCTCCTGGTCCACGCCGCGCGCAGCCTCGACGTCCAGGACGTCATCCGCGACTGGCTTGCCGGGGTCGAATGGGGCGCGAAGGTCCGGGTCGCGGTCGACGTCGACCCGTACAGCTTTCTCTAA
- a CDS encoding CAP domain-containing protein, protein MRLGAALAAVAAMAMVGGPANAVSRIVYPISMRLLAPHNIERSRWGVAPLQWDQGLAEAADGYAAELARTNRWQHSAKASRQGQGENLWMGSHGAFSPEQMVGRWLSEGGAYRRGVFPQVSRTGHWSDVGHFTQIIWRQTTRVGCAIRSNGQWDYLVCRYSPHGNVDGRVAA, encoded by the coding sequence ATGCGTTTGGGTGCAGCGCTGGCCGCGGTGGCGGCCATGGCGATGGTTGGCGGACCAGCGAATGCCGTCAGCCGGATCGTCTATCCGATCTCGATGCGGCTGCTGGCCCCGCACAATATCGAACGGTCACGCTGGGGCGTCGCCCCGCTGCAATGGGATCAGGGCTTGGCCGAAGCGGCGGATGGCTATGCCGCCGAGCTGGCGCGCACCAATCGCTGGCAGCATAGCGCCAAGGCCAGCCGCCAGGGGCAGGGCGAGAACCTGTGGATGGGCAGCCATGGCGCGTTCAGTCCCGAGCAAATGGTCGGGCGCTGGCTGAGCGAAGGCGGCGCCTATCGCCGGGGCGTCTTTCCGCAAGTCAGTCGGACCGGACACTGGTCGGACGTCGGCCATTTCACGCAAATCATCTGGCGTCAGACCACCAGGGTCGGTTGCGCGATCCGCTCGAACGGGCAGTGGGACTATCTCGTCTGCCGCTACTCTCCGCACGGCAATGTCGACGGGCGGGTCGCCGCCTAG
- a CDS encoding GNAT family N-acetyltransferase has protein sequence MAITIHRGELAAPDVQALLDLHVAAMRGHSPADACHVLPATALDRPDILFLSAREDGRLLGVGALKALSPTEGEIKSMRTASAALRRGVAAALLRAIVAEACQRGYQRLLLETGTGPEFAAANALYDRAGFVETEAFGGYPPSPFTRFLALHL, from the coding sequence ATGGCGATCACCATCCATCGCGGCGAGCTGGCGGCCCCCGACGTCCAGGCGCTGCTCGACCTCCACGTCGCCGCGATGCGCGGACATTCGCCCGCCGATGCGTGCCACGTCCTTCCCGCCACCGCGCTCGACCGCCCCGACATCCTGTTCCTCTCCGCGCGTGAGGACGGCCGATTGCTCGGCGTCGGTGCGCTCAAGGCGCTCAGTCCGACCGAGGGCGAGATCAAGTCGATGCGCACCGCGTCCGCTGCCCTCCGGCGCGGGGTCGCCGCAGCCTTGCTGCGCGCCATCGTCGCCGAAGCCTGCCAGCGCGGCTACCAACGCCTGTTGCTCGAAACCGGGACCGGCCCCGAGTTCGCCGCGGCCAACGCACTCTACGACCGGGCCGGCTTCGTCGAAACCGAAGCCTTTGGGGGCTATCCGCCAAGCCCCTTCACCCGCTTCCTCGCGCTCCATCTCTAG
- a CDS encoding DUF1203 domain-containing protein, whose amino-acid sequence MTYRITGLDPAAFAPLHLLSDAELAEREIVRMTVTQCPDAPCRITLDDVLVGGEVLLLNHQSVASGPYRTSHAIFVSEAQQAASYRDTVPPALARRVLSLRAFDAAHDMRQAVLAAPGEADAKLTALLADPETAYIHAHYATRGCFAARVERD is encoded by the coding sequence ATGACCTACCGCATCACCGGGCTCGACCCCGCCGCCTTCGCCCCGCTGCATCTCCTCTCCGATGCCGAGCTCGCCGAGCGAGAGATCGTCCGGATGACGGTCACGCAATGTCCTGATGCGCCGTGCCGTATCACGCTCGACGACGTATTGGTGGGCGGGGAGGTGCTGCTGCTCAACCACCAGAGCGTGGCGAGCGGACCGTATCGCACCTCGCACGCGATCTTCGTCAGCGAGGCCCAGCAGGCGGCCAGCTATCGCGACACAGTCCCGCCGGCGCTGGCCCGGCGGGTGCTGTCGCTGCGGGCGTTCGATGCCGCGCATGACATGCGGCAGGCGGTGCTGGCCGCGCCCGGCGAGGCAGATGCGAAGCTGACGGCGCTTCTGGCCGACCCCGAAACCGCCTATATCCATGCCCATTATGCGACCCGCGGCTGCTTCGCCGCGCGGGTGGAGCGAGACTGA
- a CDS encoding cryptochrome/photolyase family protein, producing the protein MPKLLIPVLGDQLSHGLASLRNVDPGETVVLLMEVVEETRYVRHHPHKIILIFSAMRHFAAELRERGWTVDYVQLEDEGNTGSFTGEVRRALDRHAAEAIRVVEAGEWRVQQALERWQKSLGVPVEILADDRFICPLPDFFAWAGETEHPVMEYFYREMRRRTGLLIESNGKPTGGQWNYDKFNREGPPTQSNFPSIEPFPPDAMTDEVIALVERRFSKHFGRVESFSLPVTAAQAEARLDEFITRRLPLFGTYQDAMLVGEDWMFHAAISTSLNCGLLDPLDACRRAEAAFRAGHAPLNAAEGFIRQILGWREYMRGMYWREMPGLSDANALGANRPLPEFYWTGETDMKCMSECVRTTHDHAYAHHIQRLMVLGNFALLAGIDPKAISDWFLVVYADAYEWVEHPNVIGMSQWADGGHIATKPYAASGAYIDRMSDYCRNCVYDVKKKVGPRACPFNALYWDFLARHEQRLKANHRLRNQYATWHRLGPEKQAAYRDWAERILARLEPAAPGWARTD; encoded by the coding sequence ATGCCCAAGCTTCTCATTCCCGTCCTCGGCGACCAGCTCAGCCACGGCCTCGCCTCGCTCCGCAACGTCGACCCCGGCGAAACGGTCGTGCTCCTGATGGAGGTGGTCGAGGAAACGCGATACGTCCGCCATCACCCGCACAAGATCATCCTGATTTTCTCGGCCATGCGCCACTTCGCGGCCGAACTTCGCGAGCGCGGCTGGACGGTCGACTACGTTCAGCTCGAGGACGAGGGGAACACCGGTAGCTTCACCGGCGAGGTCCGCCGTGCGCTCGACCGCCATGCCGCCGAGGCGATCCGCGTCGTCGAGGCCGGCGAATGGCGCGTCCAGCAAGCGCTCGAACGCTGGCAGAAAAGCTTGGGCGTTCCGGTCGAGATCCTCGCCGACGACCGCTTCATCTGCCCGCTGCCCGACTTCTTCGCCTGGGCCGGCGAGACCGAGCATCCCGTGATGGAATATTTCTACCGGGAGATGCGCCGTCGCACCGGGCTGCTGATCGAGTCGAATGGCAAGCCGACCGGCGGCCAGTGGAATTACGACAAATTCAACCGCGAAGGCCCGCCTACGCAGTCGAACTTTCCGTCCATCGAACCCTTTCCCCCCGACGCCATGACCGACGAGGTCATCGCCCTCGTCGAGCGCCGCTTCTCGAAGCATTTCGGCCGCGTCGAAAGCTTCAGCCTCCCGGTGACCGCGGCCCAAGCCGAGGCGCGCCTCGACGAATTCATCACCCGCCGCCTGCCGCTTTTCGGCACCTACCAGGATGCGATGCTGGTCGGCGAGGACTGGATGTTCCATGCCGCCATCTCGACCTCGCTCAATTGCGGCCTGCTCGACCCGCTCGACGCCTGCCGCCGGGCGGAAGCCGCCTTTCGCGCCGGCCATGCTCCGCTTAACGCCGCCGAGGGATTCATCCGCCAGATCCTCGGTTGGCGCGAATATATGCGCGGGATGTACTGGCGCGAGATGCCGGGCTTGAGCGACGCCAATGCGCTCGGCGCCAATCGTCCGCTGCCCGAGTTCTACTGGACCGGCGAGACCGACATGAAGTGTATGTCGGAGTGCGTCCGCACCACCCACGACCACGCCTATGCCCACCACATCCAGCGGTTGATGGTGCTCGGCAACTTCGCGCTGCTCGCCGGGATTGACCCAAAGGCGATCAGCGACTGGTTCCTGGTGGTCTACGCCGACGCGTACGAGTGGGTCGAGCATCCCAACGTCATCGGCATGAGCCAGTGGGCTGACGGCGGCCACATCGCGACCAAGCCCTATGCCGCCTCGGGCGCCTACATTGACCGGATGAGCGATTATTGCCGCAACTGCGTCTACGACGTGAAGAAGAAAGTCGGTCCCCGCGCCTGCCCCTTCAACGCGCTCTACTGGGACTTCCTCGCTCGCCACGAGCAACGGCTCAAGGCCAATCACCGCCTTCGCAATCAATATGCCACCTGGCACCGCCTCGGGCCGGAGAAACAGGCCGCCTATCGCGATTGGGCGGAACGCATCCTTGCCCGGCTCGAGCCCGCCGCGCCGGGTTGGGCGCGCACCGACTAG